Proteins encoded by one window of Ktedonobacterales bacterium:
- a CDS encoding RNA-guided endonuclease TnpB family protein has translation MKHRRAYKYRCYPTEEQRHILARTFGCTRYVYNWGLRLRTDAYYQRHERVYYSDTSAAMTQLRKQPETAWLSEVAYIPLQQALRHLDKAFRNFFEGRAKYPNFKKKHGRQSAEYTTSAFTWDGEQLTLARMKEALPIRWSRPLPKGAKPSTITVTKDTTGRYFVSFLVEEDFKALDVTPQMVGIDLGLHDTVTLSTGEKVGNEQFFSQDEKQLAKAQRLLSRKQKGSKNRIKAALSVARIHARIADRRQDFLHKLTTRLIHDNQVLCVESLAVKNLLKNHSLAKAIADVGWGELIRQLQYKAAWYGRSVVAIDKWYPSSKRCYDCGHILESLSLAVRQWTCPECGISHDRDINAALNIKAAGLAVLACGEMVRPGRAKPVKARLREAGSS, from the coding sequence ATGAAACACCGACGCGCTTACAAATATCGCTGCTATCCCACTGAGGAGCAGCGCCATATCCTGGCGCGCACCTTTGGTTGTACGCGCTATGTGTACAACTGGGGTTTGCGGCTGCGTACTGACGCCTACTATCAGCGGCATGAGCGCGTCTACTACAGTGACACCAGCGCGGCCATGACCCAATTGCGCAAGCAACCAGAAACCGCGTGGCTCTCTGAAGTTGCCTATATCCCCTTGCAACAAGCCTTGCGCCATCTGGACAAAGCCTTTCGCAACTTCTTTGAGGGGCGGGCGAAGTACCCGAACTTCAAGAAGAAGCATGGCCGCCAATCGGCAGAGTACACCACGTCTGCCTTTACCTGGGATGGGGAACAACTGACACTGGCACGCATGAAAGAAGCGTTGCCTATTCGCTGGAGCCGCCCCTTGCCCAAGGGAGCCAAGCCCAGCACCATCACCGTCACCAAGGATACCACCGGGCGCTACTTTGTCTCCTTCCTGGTAGAAGAGGACTTCAAGGCGTTGGATGTCACGCCGCAGATGGTCGGCATTGACCTGGGCTTGCACGATACCGTCACGTTGTCCACTGGCGAGAAGGTCGGCAATGAGCAGTTCTTCAGCCAGGATGAGAAGCAGTTGGCGAAAGCACAGCGTCTCCTGTCTCGTAAGCAGAAAGGCTCCAAGAATCGCATCAAGGCCGCGCTCTCGGTAGCTCGTATCCATGCCCGCATCGCAGATCGGCGGCAAGACTTCCTGCACAAACTCACGACACGCTTGATACACGACAACCAAGTGCTGTGTGTCGAGAGCCTGGCAGTAAAGAATCTGCTGAAGAATCACAGCCTTGCCAAGGCCATCGCTGATGTCGGCTGGGGCGAATTGATACGCCAGTTGCAGTACAAAGCCGCCTGGTATGGGCGGTCTGTGGTCGCTATCGACAAGTGGTATCCCTCGTCTAAGCGCTGCTACGACTGCGGGCATATCCTAGAGTCCCTTTCACTCGCTGTCCGGCAGTGGACCTGCCCGGAATGCGGCATCTCCCATGATCGTGACATCAATGCTGCGCTGAACATTAAAGCTGCCGGGCTGGCAGTATTAGCCTGTGGAGAGATGGTAAGACCCGGACGGGCCAAGCCCGTCAAGGCGCGTCTCCGTGAAGCAGGAAGTTCCTAG